The following coding sequences are from one Leptolyngbya sp. NIES-3755 window:
- a CDS encoding 1-deoxy-d-xylulose 5-phosphate reductoisomerase (similar to AA sequence:cyanobase_aa:LBDG_17710), with protein sequence MKAITLLGSTGSIGTQTLDIVSQHPDQFRIVGMAAGRNVELFAQQIRIFRPEIVAICDESKLTELKDAIADLNPQPIILSGEAGIVEVARYGDAESVVSGIVGCAGLLPTIAAIEAKKNIALANKETIIAGAPVVLPLMQKHGVKMLPADSEHSAIFQCLQGVPEGGLKKIILTASGGSFRDLPIEKLASVTVADALKHPNWTMGRKITIDSATLMNKGLEVIEAHYLFGVAYDDIEIVIHPQSIIHSLIELQDTSVLAQLGWADMRLPLLYSLSYPDRVPTTWERLDLVKLGTLTFREPDHAKYPCMELAYAAGRAGGCMPAVLNAANEQAVALFLEEKIRFLDIPRLIEETCDRYTTQNRSTPTLEEILAADEWARQTVVSASQLVEV encoded by the coding sequence GTGAAAGCAATCACCCTTCTTGGTTCAACTGGATCGATCGGGACACAAACGCTCGATATCGTGTCTCAGCATCCGGATCAGTTTCGCATTGTCGGTATGGCAGCGGGGCGCAACGTGGAGTTATTCGCGCAGCAGATTCGCATATTTCGACCGGAAATTGTGGCGATTTGTGATGAGAGTAAATTGACAGAATTGAAAGATGCGATCGCAGATCTCAACCCGCAACCGATCATTCTCTCCGGTGAAGCGGGCATTGTTGAAGTTGCCCGTTACGGAGATGCCGAATCCGTAGTCAGTGGCATTGTCGGTTGCGCGGGATTGTTACCGACTATTGCCGCGATCGAAGCTAAGAAAAATATCGCTTTAGCAAACAAAGAAACGATTATTGCAGGTGCGCCCGTTGTTCTGCCGTTGATGCAAAAACACGGTGTAAAAATGCTTCCCGCTGATTCGGAACATTCGGCAATATTCCAATGCTTGCAAGGGGTTCCTGAGGGTGGATTGAAGAAAATTATTTTGACGGCTAGTGGTGGATCGTTCCGAGATTTGCCTATAGAAAAATTGGCATCGGTGACGGTGGCAGATGCGCTGAAACATCCGAATTGGACGATGGGGCGCAAAATTACGATCGATTCCGCCACGCTGATGAACAAAGGTTTAGAGGTGATCGAAGCACATTATTTATTTGGGGTCGCCTACGACGATATTGAAATTGTGATTCATCCGCAAAGTATCATTCACTCGCTGATCGAACTGCAAGATACATCGGTGCTGGCACAGTTGGGATGGGCGGATATGCGGCTTCCCTTGTTGTATTCGTTGTCATATCCCGATCGCGTTCCGACAACTTGGGAACGGTTGGATCTGGTGAAGCTTGGAACGCTGACTTTCCGAGAGCCGGATCATGCGAAATACCCTTGTATGGAGTTGGCGTATGCGGCAGGTCGAGCGGGCGGCTGTATGCCTGCGGTGCTGAATGCGGCGAATGAACAAGCGGTGGCGCTATTTTTAGAAGAAAAGATTCGGTTCTTGGATATTCCGCGATTGATTGAAGAAACTTGCGATCGCTACACGACTCAAAATCGTTCAACGCCAACTTTAGAAGAGATCTTGGCGGCGGATGAGTGGGCGCGTCAGACGGTTGTTTCTGCGAGTCAATTGGTGGAAGTTTAG
- a CDS encoding hypothetical protein (conserved hypothetical protein;~similar to AA sequence:cyanobase_aa:LBDG_32690), giving the protein MATLQIENLPDDLYYRIESVAIAHDFTLDQAVIYVLRQAFQSDNSGMLQEQQEKSMSEILQNIRNRPRINPVDYGLPDSTDLIREDRDR; this is encoded by the coding sequence ATGGCTACTCTTCAAATTGAAAACTTACCAGACGACCTATATTATCGTATTGAAAGCGTTGCGATCGCACATGATTTCACGCTTGATCAGGCAGTAATTTATGTATTGAGGCAGGCATTTCAATCTGACAATTCAGGAATGCTTCAAGAACAGCAGGAAAAGTCAATGTCAGAAATTCTACAAAACATACGCAATCGTCCCAGAATTAATCCGGTTGACTATGGACTACCGGACAGCACTGATTTGATCCGAGAGGATCGCGATCGATGA
- a CDS encoding D-tyrosyl-tRNA(Tyr) deacylase (similar to AA sequence:cyanobase_aa:LBDG_25520) has protein sequence MRVVLQRVLSSQVVVDREVIGKIDRGLNLLVGIAETDTEAELDWMAKKCLELRVFSTDGRFDQSIQDIHGEILVVSQFTLYGDCRKGRRPSFDRAASPDRAEQLYNQFVEKLRESGLKIETGKFGSMMQVSIENDGPVTLILERP, from the coding sequence ATGCGCGTTGTCCTCCAGCGAGTTCTGTCTTCTCAAGTCGTTGTTGATCGAGAAGTGATTGGAAAAATCGATCGAGGCTTAAATCTCTTAGTCGGAATTGCCGAAACCGATACCGAAGCAGAACTCGACTGGATGGCAAAAAAATGCTTAGAGTTACGAGTCTTTTCAACTGATGGACGGTTTGATCAATCCATTCAAGATATCCATGGCGAAATTCTCGTCGTCAGTCAATTCACGCTGTACGGCGATTGTCGCAAAGGACGAAGACCTTCATTCGATCGAGCCGCTTCCCCCGATCGAGCCGAACAGCTTTACAACCAATTCGTTGAGAAACTTCGTGAGAGTGGACTGAAGATCGAAACCGGAAAATTTGGCTCAATGATGCAGGTGTCGATCGAGAATGATGGTCCGGTCACACTCATTCTGGAGCGCCCTTAA
- a CDS encoding hypothetical protein (conserved hypothetical protein;~similar to AA sequence:cyanobase_aa:LBDG_32690): MATLQIENLPDEPEISQEGQKKPVSEILQEIRNRRRVNPVDFKLPDSTVLIREDRSR; encoded by the coding sequence ATGGCTACTCTTCAAATTGAAAACTTGCCAGACGAACCAGAAATATCTCAGGAAGGACAGAAAAAGCCGGTATCAGAAATTTTGCAGGAGATTCGTAATCGTCGCAGAGTTAATCCAGTTGACTTTAAGCTGCCTGACAGCACCGTTTTGATTCGAGAAGATCGTAGTAGATGA
- a CDS encoding tryptophan synthase beta chain (similar to AA sequence:cyanobase_aa:LBDG_42970) gives MTITPLPPNRSVSIENRPDALGRFGKFGGKYVPETLMPALAELEAAYKQYSQDPAFQAELQGLLKDYVGRPSPLYFAERLTEHYARPDGSGAQIYLKREDLNHTGAHKINNAIAQALLAKRMGKQRVIAETGAGQHGVATATACARFGLQCVVYMGVHDMERQALNVFRMRLMGAEVCPVAAGTGTLKDATSEAIRDWVTNVETTHYILGSVAGPHPYPMIVRDFHAIIGQETRAQCQEKWGGLPDILLACVGGGSNAMGLFHEFVEESSVRMIGVEAAGHGVETDKHAATLTKGRVGVLHGAMSYLLQDEDGQVIEPHSVSAGLDYPGVGPEHSYLMEAGRGEYYAVTDEQALAAFQKLSQLEGIIPALETAHAIAYLDALCPQLSGSPRIVINCSGRGDKDVLSVSKILNP, from the coding sequence GTGACTATTACTCCGCTTCCCCCCAATCGTTCTGTTTCGATTGAAAACCGTCCAGATGCGCTCGGCAGATTTGGCAAATTCGGCGGTAAATATGTGCCCGAAACTCTGATGCCTGCTCTGGCAGAACTCGAAGCCGCCTACAAACAGTACAGTCAAGATCCAGCCTTTCAAGCAGAACTGCAAGGGCTTCTCAAAGATTACGTCGGTCGTCCTAGTCCGCTTTATTTTGCTGAGAGACTGACCGAACACTATGCTAGACCCGATGGTTCAGGAGCGCAAATTTATCTCAAGCGCGAAGATTTGAATCATACGGGAGCGCATAAGATTAATAATGCGATCGCACAAGCCCTTCTCGCCAAACGCATGGGCAAACAGCGCGTGATCGCTGAAACTGGAGCGGGTCAGCATGGAGTCGCCACCGCTACGGCTTGCGCTCGATTTGGCTTACAGTGCGTTGTTTACATGGGCGTTCACGATATGGAACGTCAAGCCCTCAACGTCTTTAGAATGCGCTTAATGGGTGCGGAAGTTTGCCCGGTTGCGGCTGGAACTGGAACACTCAAAGATGCCACTTCAGAGGCGATCCGCGATTGGGTGACGAACGTTGAAACGACTCATTACATCCTTGGATCGGTTGCAGGTCCTCATCCGTATCCAATGATCGTTCGCGATTTTCATGCGATTATCGGTCAAGAAACTCGCGCTCAATGTCAGGAAAAATGGGGCGGATTGCCGGATATTCTGCTGGCTTGTGTCGGTGGTGGCTCGAATGCGATGGGACTCTTCCATGAGTTTGTAGAAGAGTCGAGCGTTCGGATGATCGGAGTCGAAGCGGCTGGACATGGTGTAGAAACGGATAAACATGCGGCAACTTTGACCAAAGGACGGGTTGGAGTGCTTCACGGAGCGATGAGTTATCTATTGCAAGATGAAGATGGACAGGTCATCGAGCCGCATTCAGTTAGCGCAGGTTTGGACTATCCGGGGGTTGGTCCTGAACATAGCTATTTGATGGAAGCAGGACGAGGGGAATACTACGCGGTAACGGATGAGCAGGCATTAGCAGCATTCCAAAAGCTCTCTCAGCTAGAAGGAATCATTCCAGCATTGGAAACGGCTCATGCGATCGCTTATCTCGATGCCCTTTGCCCCCAACTTTCCGGCAGTCCTCGTATCGTAATCAATTGCTCTGGACGAGGCGATAAAGATGTCTTAAGCGTCTCGAAAATTCTCAATCCTTAA
- a CDS encoding cysteinyl-tRNA synthetase cysS (similar to AA sequence:cyanobase_aa:LBDG_25550) — MALVVYNTLTRRKEPFEPIESGHVKMYCCGVTVYDFCHLGHARSYIVWDTVRRYLTWRGYRVRYVQNFTDIDDKILNRAREEGSSMQEVAELNIQRYFEDMRRLNILDADAYPRATETLDGIKRLIRELEEKEFAYAADGDVYYAVQRDQGYGKLSGRKLDDMQAGASGRVDETEPKKRYPFDFALWKGAKPGEPAWESPWGKGRPGWHIECSAMVREFLGESIDIHVGGADLVFPHHENEIAQSEPVTGRSLANYWMHNGMVNVDGEKMSKSLGNFTTIRDLLDKKGVDPMVVRFFVLQASYRKPIDFTKDAIAAAENGWNTLKDGLLFGYKLDATPDQAFEPVKSILEEFQTAMDDDFNTSGALAALFPVAKELQRQGNIFVHEGKIESASEVLLPQWKTLIELAKILGLEAELEEQVVGGFSDDQIETMIQQRKDAKKAKNFAEADRIRNELQAQGITLIDKPGNETIWHR, encoded by the coding sequence ATGGCTTTAGTCGTTTACAACACCTTAACCCGCCGTAAAGAACCGTTTGAGCCGATCGAATCCGGTCATGTGAAGATGTATTGCTGCGGTGTCACGGTGTACGACTTCTGCCATTTGGGACATGCTCGATCGTATATCGTTTGGGATACGGTACGGCGGTATTTGACCTGGCGTGGGTATCGAGTGCGGTATGTGCAGAACTTTACAGATATCGATGACAAAATCCTCAATCGGGCACGAGAAGAAGGATCATCGATGCAGGAAGTCGCAGAATTGAATATCCAGCGCTATTTCGAGGATATGCGGCGCTTGAATATTCTCGATGCTGATGCTTATCCACGAGCGACTGAGACTTTGGACGGAATTAAACGCCTGATTCGCGAATTAGAAGAGAAAGAATTTGCATACGCGGCGGATGGCGATGTTTATTATGCGGTTCAGAGAGATCAGGGGTATGGGAAGCTTTCGGGGCGCAAATTAGACGATATGCAGGCGGGCGCTTCGGGGCGCGTGGATGAGACGGAACCGAAAAAGCGTTACCCGTTCGATTTTGCCTTGTGGAAAGGGGCGAAACCGGGTGAACCTGCGTGGGAGTCGCCTTGGGGAAAAGGTCGCCCAGGATGGCATATTGAATGCTCGGCAATGGTGCGGGAATTTTTGGGAGAGTCGATCGATATTCATGTCGGTGGCGCGGATTTGGTCTTTCCGCATCACGAGAATGAGATTGCTCAATCGGAACCTGTCACGGGTCGATCGCTGGCGAATTATTGGATGCACAACGGCATGGTGAATGTTGATGGTGAAAAAATGTCGAAATCGCTCGGCAACTTCACCACGATTCGAGACTTGCTGGACAAAAAAGGCGTTGATCCGATGGTGGTTCGATTCTTTGTGCTGCAAGCGAGTTACCGAAAGCCGATCGACTTTACCAAAGATGCGATCGCGGCTGCGGAAAATGGATGGAATACGCTAAAAGATGGTTTGCTGTTCGGGTACAAGCTGGATGCAACACCGGATCAAGCCTTTGAACCCGTTAAATCGATCCTTGAAGAATTCCAAACCGCAATGGATGATGACTTCAATACCTCCGGTGCATTAGCGGCATTATTCCCCGTTGCTAAAGAGCTACAGCGGCAAGGAAATATTTTCGTACACGAAGGCAAAATAGAGTCCGCATCTGAAGTATTACTTCCTCAGTGGAAGACATTGATAGAACTTGCGAAAATTTTGGGATTAGAGGCAGAACTAGAAGAGCAAGTCGTTGGGGGATTTTCGGATGATCAAATCGAAACGATGATTCAGCAGCGAAAAGACGCGAAAAAAGCCAAGAATTTTGCGGAAGCCGATCGCATTCGGAACGAACTTCAGGCGCAAGGAATTACTCTAATTGACAAACCCGGCAACGAAACGATTTGGCATCGCTAA
- a CDS encoding putative transposase (similar to AA sequence:cyanobase_aa:gll1628): protein MATRRYALRDDQWERIKDLLPGREGTVGVTAKDNRLFVEAVLYRYRAGIPWRDLPERFGDFRVVHTRFSRWSKTGVWERVFQHLADDADNEYAMIDATIVRAHQHSAGAKGGNPKPKRLVAAKAD from the coding sequence ATGGCAACTCGACGCTACGCGCTACGCGATGACCAATGGGAGCGGATCAAAGATCTACTGCCCGGACGAGAAGGAACGGTAGGCGTGACTGCGAAAGACAATCGCTTGTTCGTCGAAGCGGTGTTGTATCGGTATCGTGCTGGAATCCCGTGGCGCGACCTGCCAGAGCGATTTGGCGATTTTCGGGTAGTACATACCCGCTTTAGTCGCTGGTCAAAAACGGGCGTGTGGGAGCGCGTGTTTCAGCACCTCGCCGACGATGCCGACAACGAATACGCCATGATTGATGCAACAATTGTCCGCGCTCATCAGCATAGTGCGGGTGCAAAAGGGGGCAACCCGAAACCGAAGCGATTGGTCGCAGCAAAGGCGGATTGA
- a CDS encoding hypothetical protein (similar to AA sequence:cyanobase_aa:MAE35570) gives MKVRFLLDENLSPKLKIAVLRLNARIDILRVGDPDAPLSGTQDPDVLQYLERVIN, from the coding sequence ATGAAAGTTCGATTTCTGCTTGATGAAAACTTGTCGCCAAAACTGAAAATTGCTGTGCTTCGTCTGAATGCACGAATTGATATTTTGCGAGTTGGCGATCCAGATGCTCCCCTTTCTGGAACTCAAGATCCTGACGTTTTACAATATCTAGAGCGTGTCATCAATTAG
- a CDS encoding hypothetical protein (conserved hypothetical protein;~similar to AA sequence:cyanobase_aa:AM1_2289) — protein sequence MIDEPIHLEQHRLEWEQDFIQEQKRIQVALQIDSSTIQHIGSTAISEICAKPIIDIMIGVVSFPPSQSLLEQMIKLDYEALGEAGVLDRLYFRYRKLQSFNAHIVEHNGTHWRSNLALRDYLRSHPEEAKRYEAAKIEAVCSGALSLLEYSAAKSALIEELMLRALAWQSIISEDD from the coding sequence ATGATTGATGAACCAATTCATTTAGAGCAACATCGTCTTGAATGGGAACAGGATTTCATTCAAGAACAGAAACGAATTCAGGTTGCGCTTCAGATTGACTCAAGCACAATTCAACATATTGGCAGTACTGCGATTTCTGAAATTTGTGCCAAGCCAATAATCGATATCATGATTGGGGTAGTATCATTTCCACCTTCGCAGTCTCTACTGGAGCAGATGATCAAGCTGGATTATGAAGCACTGGGAGAAGCGGGAGTGCTAGACCGTCTATACTTTCGATATCGTAAACTTCAATCGTTTAATGCACACATTGTCGAACATAATGGAACGCATTGGAGATCGAATCTTGCTCTTCGAGACTATCTGCGATCGCATCCAGAAGAGGCAAAACGTTATGAAGCAGCAAAGATAGAAGCTGTTTGCTCAGGAGCATTGTCACTTTTAGAATATTCAGCCGCGAAGTCAGCGCTTATCGAAGAACTAATGTTACGAGCGTTAGCATGGCAATCAATTATCAGCGAAGACGATTAA
- a CDS encoding hypothetical protein (similar to AA sequence:cyanobase_aa:MAE35580), protein MQLEDYFEFASSDEIRFKGHRIGLEDVLEYYLAGYSPEQILAELPSLNLEKVHAAITYYLHDREAIENYLLRLANWREQRYQEWTDSELAPVVQRLRALKAQRKASSLIR, encoded by the coding sequence ATGCAACTGGAAGACTATTTTGAGTTTGCGAGTTCTGACGAAATCCGATTCAAAGGGCATCGAATTGGGCTGGAAGATGTTCTGGAGTACTATTTAGCAGGGTATTCTCCGGAGCAAATTTTGGCAGAATTACCATCTTTGAATCTTGAAAAGGTTCATGCGGCGATTACTTATTATTTGCACGATCGAGAGGCAATAGAAAACTACTTGCTGCGTCTTGCAAACTGGCGTGAACAACGTTATCAAGAGTGGACAGATTCTGAACTTGCTCCAGTTGTACAACGATTAAGAGCATTAAAAGCTCAACGCAAAGCTAGTAGTTTGATCCGCTGA
- a CDS encoding hypothetical protein (conserved hypothetical protein;~similar to AA sequence:cyanobase_aa:LBDG_25530), which produces MSSKQVLICQYQSCLAQGSAEVLAAFLERSVSDVSIVPAECQGQCNLGTTVRVLPGEIWYCRVKPTDVDAIAQSHLENDQPVDRLLHPRIHPSYSTP; this is translated from the coding sequence ATGTCTTCTAAACAGGTTTTAATTTGCCAGTATCAAAGCTGCCTTGCTCAAGGTTCAGCCGAGGTGCTGGCAGCTTTTTTAGAGCGTTCTGTTTCGGATGTCTCGATCGTGCCTGCTGAATGCCAAGGACAATGTAATCTCGGTACGACGGTGCGAGTTTTGCCTGGTGAAATCTGGTATTGTCGAGTCAAACCGACTGATGTGGACGCGATCGCACAGTCTCATTTAGAAAACGATCAGCCTGTCGATCGATTACTTCATCCCCGGATTCACCCCAGTTATTCGACTCCGTAA
- a CDS encoding putative transposase (similar to AA sequence:cyanobase_aa:gsl1627), whose protein sequence is MSTKIHATVDALGNPLHFHLTPGQACDLDGADKLLPQIAADIVLADRAYDADERVIEVLTVQGKTAVIPPKRNRKQQRNYDKELYKARHLIENFFAKLKQYRAIATRYDKRAVNFLGAIYLAASVIWLN, encoded by the coding sequence TTGAGTACCAAGATTCATGCGACCGTCGATGCCTTGGGCAATCCCTTGCACTTTCATCTCACACCTGGACAAGCCTGTGACCTAGACGGAGCCGACAAACTCTTGCCGCAGATAGCCGCAGATATTGTACTTGCTGACAGAGCCTATGATGCGGATGAGCGAGTGATTGAGGTGCTGACAGTGCAAGGAAAGACGGCGGTGATTCCACCCAAACGCAATCGCAAGCAGCAACGCAACTATGACAAGGAGTTGTACAAAGCGCGGCATCTGATTGAGAACTTTTTTGCCAAGCTGAAGCAGTATCGAGCGATTGCAACTCGCTATGACAAACGAGCGGTCAACTTTTTAGGAGCAATCTATCTTGCAGCTTCGGTCATCTGGCTCAATTGA
- a CDS encoding hypothetical protein (conserved hypothetical protein;~similar to AA sequence:cyanobase_aa:LBDG_32700), which translates to MTAPFRCVLDTSVCIKQFIADPLTPKVNQLFDRLSDPSTDFFVPDLFYVECANALWKYVRANLYPAEQVKSDLADLKVLRFQTTSTKELTTEAISIALDYGITAYDACYAALSQQVSAPLLTLDRRLVNALSTSKIDVQLFTNFVL; encoded by the coding sequence ATGACTGCTCCATTTCGATGTGTATTAGATACAAGCGTCTGCATCAAACAGTTTATTGCTGATCCATTAACCCCAAAAGTCAATCAGCTTTTCGATCGTCTGAGCGATCCATCTACTGATTTTTTTGTCCCTGATTTGTTCTACGTTGAGTGCGCGAATGCTCTATGGAAATACGTTCGTGCTAACTTGTACCCGGCTGAGCAGGTTAAATCAGATTTAGCCGATTTAAAGGTGTTACGATTTCAAACGACTTCAACGAAAGAGTTGACAACGGAAGCAATTTCAATTGCTTTAGATTATGGCATTACTGCCTACGATGCTTGCTATGCTGCACTATCACAGCAAGTTAGCGCTCCACTGTTAACCCTTGATCGACGATTGGTAAATGCCCTGTCAACCAGCAAGATAGATGTGCAACTGTTCACAAATTTTGTGTTGTAA
- a CDS encoding hypothetical protein (hypothetical protein MC7420_3930;~similar to AA sequence:cyanobase_aa:LBDG_42960), with translation MRALIFGVLLLTSPAFAAELDLDPKVIQNSPVLQRWQKQIPNVTEEIRTDPSFRPRIRVGYSASELQLGIEDLRLDRTNFTASANYQYSNWGADLRYYVRPLGSYINIAPVIGYRHLEAQGQSIDGANIGIRALFVLSRGGGADISLTQSWVAPFSADETGLTTLSIGYALTHNLRLSTEFQRQNSPIQKESRIGIGLEWMP, from the coding sequence ATGAGAGCGTTAATTTTTGGGGTTTTGCTGCTTACATCGCCTGCGTTTGCGGCAGAACTCGATCTTGATCCAAAAGTGATCCAAAACAGTCCAGTTCTACAACGCTGGCAAAAACAGATCCCAAATGTAACCGAAGAGATCAGAACCGATCCGAGTTTTCGCCCAAGAATTCGAGTCGGTTACTCCGCTTCAGAATTGCAGCTTGGAATCGAAGATTTGAGACTCGATCGAACAAATTTCACTGCCAGCGCAAATTATCAATATTCCAATTGGGGCGCGGATTTGCGCTATTACGTTCGTCCCCTGGGAAGCTATATCAATATTGCTCCTGTGATCGGATATCGGCATTTAGAAGCTCAAGGACAATCGATCGACGGTGCAAATATTGGTATCAGAGCTTTGTTTGTTCTCTCCCGTGGAGGTGGCGCAGATATTAGCTTGACTCAAAGCTGGGTTGCTCCCTTTAGTGCCGATGAAACTGGACTGACCACTTTATCGATCGGGTATGCGTTGACTCATAACTTGAGGCTTTCAACAGAATTTCAGAGACAGAATTCTCCAATTCAAAAAGAGAGTCGAATTGGAATTGGATTAGAGTGGATGCCTTAA
- a CDS encoding CobW/P47K family protein (similar to AA sequence:cyanobase_aa:LBDG_25540), giving the protein MQSVSTQSESPMDTPKTGLPVTIITGFLGSGKTTLLNHILTNQQGLKTAVLVNEFGEIGIDNELIIQTDEDKNMVELSNGCICCTINNDLVDAVYKVLERQDKIDYLVVETTGLADPLPVALTFLGTELRDLTRLDSIVTVVDSENFSLDLFNSEAAYSQIAYGDIILLNKTDLVDEANVDALEVRIRDIKEGARVLRTVKGQVPLAALLSVGLFESDKYFDPDAESDHHDHDHAHDHHDHSNCDHDHGHCDHDHDHHHHHSNHLENDGFTSISFESDKPFSIRKFQHFLDNQIPTTVFRAKGILWFDESPKRHIFHLSGKRFSLDDDEWKGTPKNQLVLIGQGLDHAELRSQIEACLCPSSQNKGKGFGR; this is encoded by the coding sequence ATGCAATCAGTCAGCACTCAGTCTGAATCTCCGATGGATACGCCCAAAACTGGGCTTCCGGTTACGATTATCACGGGTTTCTTAGGCAGCGGTAAAACCACGTTGCTGAACCACATTCTGACGAATCAACAAGGCTTGAAAACGGCAGTTCTGGTGAATGAGTTCGGTGAAATTGGGATCGATAATGAACTGATTATCCAGACCGACGAAGATAAAAACATGGTCGAACTCAGCAACGGTTGTATCTGTTGCACGATCAATAATGATCTTGTCGATGCGGTCTATAAAGTTCTAGAGCGTCAGGACAAAATCGATTATCTAGTCGTTGAAACAACTGGACTCGCTGATCCGCTTCCGGTTGCGCTGACCTTCTTAGGAACCGAATTACGCGATCTGACTCGACTTGATTCGATCGTAACTGTCGTCGATTCCGAAAACTTCAGTCTAGATTTGTTCAACAGTGAAGCCGCTTATAGCCAAATTGCTTACGGCGACATCATTTTGCTGAACAAAACCGATTTAGTCGATGAAGCGAATGTCGATGCGCTCGAAGTTCGGATTCGCGATATCAAAGAAGGTGCAAGAGTCCTCCGCACTGTCAAAGGTCAAGTTCCCCTAGCAGCGTTACTCAGTGTTGGATTGTTCGAGTCGGACAAGTACTTCGATCCCGATGCTGAATCCGATCATCACGATCATGATCACGCTCACGACCATCACGATCATTCCAACTGCGATCATGATCACGGTCATTGCGATCACGATCATGATCATCACCACCATCACTCGAATCACTTAGAGAACGATGGTTTTACGTCTATCTCATTCGAGAGCGACAAGCCATTTAGCATTCGGAAATTCCAGCATTTCCTAGACAATCAGATTCCAACGACTGTGTTCCGCGCCAAAGGCATTCTCTGGTTTGATGAAAGTCCGAAGCGTCACATTTTCCATCTCAGCGGCAAACGGTTCTCGCTCGATGACGATGAATGGAAAGGTACACCGAAAAATCAGTTAGTCCTGATCGGACAAGGCTTAGATCATGCGGAATTACGATCGCAAATCGAGGCTTGTCTATGCCCATCCTCACAAAATAAAGGAAAAGGTTTCGGTCGTTAA